One region of Dissulfurirhabdus thermomarina genomic DNA includes:
- a CDS encoding creatininase family protein — MRMEELTMEAFEAELRRTRTVIVPFGSVEEHGAHLPLGTDTLHVAELAAAAAKKRRALVAPPVWYGLCRSTRRHPGTLTLSFGTVRRLAVEIAGSLYAQGLRNFVLVSGHAGGTHMAALEDAGEEILSTLPESRVAVLSVLDLVAGLEDGLVETPGDSHAGEVETALMQHLRPALVHGTSPAEYPSFPRPLLVRDKRRYWPGGVWGDPSKASPEKGRRILEAEAEALAAVIERLEKTDPGSDL, encoded by the coding sequence ATGCGGATGGAAGAACTCACCATGGAGGCCTTCGAGGCCGAGCTTCGCCGCACCCGGACCGTCATCGTCCCCTTCGGCTCCGTGGAAGAGCACGGGGCGCACCTCCCCCTGGGCACCGACACCCTCCACGTGGCCGAGCTGGCCGCCGCCGCCGCGAAGAAGCGACGGGCCCTGGTGGCGCCGCCGGTCTGGTACGGCCTGTGCCGGAGCACCCGCCGCCACCCCGGGACCCTCACCCTGTCCTTCGGGACGGTCCGGCGGCTGGCCGTCGAGATCGCCGGGAGCCTCTATGCCCAGGGCCTCCGGAACTTCGTCCTCGTCTCCGGCCACGCCGGGGGGACCCACATGGCGGCCCTGGAGGATGCCGGGGAGGAGATCCTGTCCACCCTGCCAGAGAGCCGGGTGGCCGTCCTCTCCGTCCTCGATCTCGTGGCCGGGCTCGAGGACGGGCTGGTGGAGACCCCGGGAGATTCCCACGCCGGCGAGGTGGAGACGGCCCTCATGCAGCATCTCCGGCCGGCCCTCGTCCACGGCACCAGCCCCGCGGAGTATCCCTCCTTCCCGAGGCCCCTCCTGGTCCGGGACAAGCGCCGGTACTGGCCCGGCGGCGTCTGGGGCGACCCCTCCAAGGCCTCCCCGGAAAAGGGACGCCGGATCCTCGAGGCCGAGGCCGAGGCGCTGGCCGCCGTGATCGAGCGACTCGAGAAGACCGACCCCGGTTCAGACCTCTAG
- a CDS encoding TlpA family protein disulfide reductase codes for MTKHCLRILLPVVVAVSILWGVWSPGPAAEAAARPPAPDFLLLNLSGQEVRLSDFRGKVVLLNFFATFCPPCRMEIPDFVELKKAYAGRGFEVVGISVDSNPVRVLPGFVAGYEINYPVLLGTEDVIRDYGNIYAIPVTFLVDRKGRIVLRYQGMVSRGDLEPYIRRVLAER; via the coding sequence ATGACAAAACACTGCCTGCGCATCCTGTTGCCGGTCGTCGTCGCGGTGAGCATCCTGTGGGGGGTCTGGAGCCCCGGTCCGGCCGCCGAGGCGGCCGCGCGGCCTCCGGCCCCGGATTTCCTGCTCCTGAACCTCTCCGGCCAGGAGGTTCGGCTCTCCGATTTTCGAGGCAAGGTGGTCCTGCTGAACTTCTTCGCCACCTTCTGCCCGCCCTGCCGCATGGAGATACCGGACTTCGTGGAGCTCAAGAAGGCCTACGCCGGCCGGGGCTTCGAGGTGGTGGGGATCTCGGTGGATTCCAACCCGGTCCGCGTCTTGCCGGGCTTCGTGGCGGGGTACGAGATCAACTACCCGGTCCTCCTCGGGACCGAAGACGTCATCCGCGACTACGGGAACATCTACGCCATCCCGGTGACGTTCCTTGTGGACCGGAAGGGTCGCATCGTGCTGCGGTACCAGGGCATGGTCTCCCGGGGCGATCTCGAGCCCTACATACGGAGGGTCCTGGCCGAGCGGTGA
- a CDS encoding HAD family hydrolase, translating into MAERHIALDLPCGVFYDLSNLVLDLNGTLTVDGRMIEGVPDRLKQLTQILNVHILTADTNQTLDRIAPELTGHMDITLHALESGRGDIQKLAYIERLGREKTVAIGNGCNDALMLREAAFGICVIGPEGASTKAIQASRVVFLNILDALDIFLKPHRMIATMRK; encoded by the coding sequence ATGGCTGAAAGGCATATCGCGCTGGACCTGCCCTGCGGGGTCTTCTACGACCTCTCGAACCTCGTCCTGGACCTCAACGGGACCCTCACCGTGGACGGGCGGATGATCGAGGGCGTGCCCGACCGGCTGAAGCAACTCACCCAGATCCTGAACGTCCACATCCTCACCGCGGACACCAACCAGACCCTGGACCGGATCGCCCCGGAGCTGACGGGCCACATGGACATCACCCTGCACGCCCTGGAATCCGGCCGGGGCGACATCCAGAAGCTGGCCTACATCGAGCGGCTCGGCCGCGAAAAGACCGTGGCCATCGGCAACGGCTGCAACGACGCCCTCATGCTCCGGGAAGCGGCCTTCGGCATCTGCGTCATCGGCCCGGAGGGGGCCTCCACCAAGGCCATCCAGGCCAGCCGGGTGGTGTTCCTGAACATCCTCGACGCCCTGGACATCTTCCTGAAGCCCCACCGGATGATCGCCACCATGCGCAAGTAG
- a CDS encoding YkvA family protein yields the protein MPPAFDTEVLRRAARSIPKFLALLVNLLRDPRVSAGDKAILGATVAYLLNPVDLVPDWIPFLGMVDDVYLVALALLRLLVRTDEAVLREHWRGEGDIVRSAREIAELAIRFLPERIRHALLAKVNA from the coding sequence ATGCCCCCCGCATTCGACACGGAAGTGCTTCGCAGGGCCGCGAGGAGCATCCCCAAGTTCCTGGCCCTCCTGGTCAACCTGCTCCGGGACCCCAGGGTCTCGGCCGGTGACAAGGCCATCCTCGGAGCCACCGTGGCCTACCTCCTGAACCCGGTGGACCTCGTCCCGGACTGGATCCCCTTCCTCGGCATGGTGGACGACGTCTACCTGGTGGCCCTGGCCCTCCTCCGGCTCCTGGTCCGGACCGACGAGGCGGTCCTCCGGGAACACTGGCGGGGAGAGGGCGACATCGTCCGAAGCGCCCGGGAGATCGCCGAGCTGGCGATCCGCTTCCTCCCCGAGCGGATCCGCCACGCCTTGCTGGCCAAGGTGAACGCCTAG
- a CDS encoding NAD-dependent epimerase/dehydratase family protein, whose product MKILVTGGAGFIGSNVVDAYIEAGHDVVVVDDLSSGRPENLHPAARFHRADIRDDGIRRLFEQERPDVLNHHAAQISVPDSVRDPRRDAAVNVDGFLNLMEAARRTGVRKVIFISSGGAIYGEAQEYPTSEAAPPQPVSPYAITKAVAEQYLAFYRAQHGLDYTVLRYSNVYGPRQVPHGEAGVVAIFMDNLAAGRPSTLYHFPGEPDGMVRDYCYVGDVAEANLKALSVGGGAAFNIATGVGTRTRQLYETLFDLAAGLIPGLDPALRRLETAPARPGDIRRSCLRIEKARDGLGWQPRTGLAEGLEKTLKWRLSGAAAAGSAP is encoded by the coding sequence ATGAAGATCCTCGTGACCGGCGGGGCCGGGTTCATCGGCTCCAACGTGGTGGACGCCTACATCGAGGCCGGCCACGACGTGGTGGTGGTGGACGACCTCTCCTCCGGCCGCCCGGAAAACCTCCACCCCGCGGCCCGCTTCCACCGCGCCGACATCCGGGACGATGGGATCCGGCGCCTCTTCGAGCAGGAGCGCCCCGACGTCCTCAACCACCACGCCGCCCAGATCTCCGTGCCGGACTCCGTCCGGGATCCCCGCCGCGATGCCGCCGTCAACGTGGACGGCTTCCTGAACCTCATGGAGGCGGCCCGCCGCACCGGCGTCCGGAAGGTGATCTTCATCTCGTCCGGCGGCGCCATCTACGGCGAAGCCCAGGAGTACCCCACCTCGGAGGCGGCGCCGCCGCAGCCCGTCTCGCCCTATGCCATCACCAAGGCGGTGGCCGAGCAGTACCTCGCCTTCTACCGCGCCCAGCACGGCCTGGACTACACCGTCCTCCGCTACAGCAACGTCTACGGCCCCCGCCAGGTCCCCCACGGGGAGGCGGGAGTGGTGGCCATCTTCATGGACAACCTGGCGGCGGGCCGGCCCTCCACCCTCTACCACTTCCCCGGCGAACCCGACGGGATGGTGCGAGATTACTGCTACGTGGGCGACGTGGCCGAGGCCAACCTCAAGGCCCTCTCCGTGGGCGGGGGCGCGGCCTTCAACATCGCCACCGGCGTAGGGACCCGGACCCGGCAGCTCTACGAGACCCTCTTCGACCTGGCCGCCGGCCTCATCCCCGGCCTCGATCCGGCGCTCCGGCGCCTCGAGACCGCCCCGGCCCGGCCCGGCGACATCCGCCGCAGCTGCCTGCGCATCGAAAAGGCCCGGGACGGCCTCGGGTGGCAGCCCCGGACCGGGCTCGCGGAAGGCCTCGAAAAGACGCTGAAGTGGCGGCTGAGCGGGGCGGCCGCGGCGGGATCGGCCCCCTAG